In Rhodothermales bacterium, a single window of DNA contains:
- a CDS encoding septum formation initiator family protein, translating to MTWISDIKSFFLARRRLVLLGLGIGAIFWFLFLDSHSLWTRVQLHREHARLSAHNAAIAAEIEELETKLSRPLTDDEVERIAREEYGMQREDETVYPIEAHP from the coding sequence ATGACCTGGATTTCCGACATCAAGAGCTTTTTTCTTGCCCGACGTCGGTTGGTTCTGCTGGGTTTGGGGATCGGTGCCATTTTCTGGTTCCTCTTCCTGGACAGCCACAGCCTGTGGACCCGTGTACAGTTGCATCGTGAACATGCACGACTGAGTGCGCACAATGCGGCCATTGCCGCGGAGATCGAGGAATTGGAAACCAAGCTCTCGCGGCCCCTTACCGACGACGAAGTGGAGCGGATAGCCAGGGAGGAGTACGGTATGCAGCGGGAGGACGAGACCGTTTACCCGATTGAGGCCCACCCGTGA
- a CDS encoding DUF4175 family protein has product MSKESQDLVARIRDGLRQARKRMVQVALLRGTILLFTVLAGLWSVLSILEALLWTPPSIRSVLLAVAGVAVLGALTAWIVVPVARGMGLLPGLHDMDVARLMGRREALVGDSLINLLQLSAGQHSDAPPDFVDQAVQRLARPLDRVSWERIEEFRSVNPLFRWSVLPVSILLVFLLAAPSVFLSASERLLHPGTTFEKPAPFSLRVSPGHAERVAGESLVVSVAADGAIPDVAPVVERLITGESRPQILDVQATGPASWSMEFPDILQPFRYRVTAAGIASEWYDVHVVNRPIVQQLQLELLHPGYTRIPARVLEPNVGDVTALAGTVVRPRIRTAGAEVGQGWIAFASGDSIALDLEAGMATASFVIRDSDAYHVTLRSTEGVSNATPIPYRITAVRDGAPSISILAPEPLTNLDDDQRAFVLLHFTDDFGFRSLTLHWRLAESRFGTVQETFSSTELPLTEPYLLDQEFSHEWNVSSTTGLVLAPGDVVEYYAEITDNDTVTGPKRAQTRVHRLRMPSIAEKYEAVDNLEDDTEESLEELMEKAQKAREDFEELRRNLMQKTEAEWQEERALEQLQEQQKQMEEAVEAVSQKMEELADEMSRNDLVSEETLNTFEELQQVVEEVRTPDLMEALREMQESIEQMNPNQMQEAMEKFEFSEQQYQERLERSLNLFKNFRVQQDLEEVERRAEDLARTEEKLAEETQAENAQEKAEDLAKQQEQASEEMTALEEKMEEIRERMEELKNQPTEEMQDLLEDTQDQEIPQKMKENAEQMRQGDMNQAQQQQQEMSEQLDQLSGDLSNMQMNAAGAQMQLNLAGIRSALEDVLTLSVGQEQLRVDVTGYAVDSPQLRDAAQLQVRLSEGLSVVADSLQRIAREVPQMSRTIQEETGSALRQMSEATSALTERAARRAVNHQRTSMTHMNELALLLSELLNQMNNASGAGQSNMSMEQMMEQLQNMGQQQQQINQQIQQLLNDMQGNRLTQDMTERLRQMGAQQEQIRQQLRELSRNRELRNKALGDLNRIADQMQETIEELQGSRVNRQTVERQQEILTRLLEASRSLEQRGRENKREGRTAEEILRDSPADLTQSEQAERLRRDLIRALESGYAEDYQVLIRRYFELLQQQDPRQ; this is encoded by the coding sequence ATGAGCAAGGAATCACAGGATTTGGTGGCGCGGATTCGGGATGGCTTGCGCCAGGCCAGGAAACGCATGGTCCAGGTGGCCCTCCTCCGGGGAACCATCCTGCTTTTTACGGTCCTTGCAGGCCTCTGGTCAGTGCTTTCCATCCTGGAAGCGTTGCTCTGGACCCCGCCTTCCATCCGTTCGGTCTTGCTGGCCGTGGCCGGCGTCGCCGTTTTGGGGGCCCTGACAGCGTGGATAGTCGTTCCGGTCGCCCGCGGGATGGGACTATTGCCTGGATTGCATGACATGGACGTGGCCCGCTTGATGGGGCGTCGCGAAGCCCTTGTCGGCGACTCCCTCATCAATTTGCTGCAGCTGTCCGCAGGTCAGCATTCCGATGCGCCACCGGATTTCGTGGACCAGGCGGTCCAGCGGCTGGCCCGACCACTCGATCGCGTTTCCTGGGAACGGATTGAGGAATTCCGTTCCGTGAACCCCCTGTTCCGGTGGAGTGTGCTACCCGTGTCCATCCTTCTGGTCTTCCTCCTGGCCGCTCCGAGCGTTTTCCTGTCCGCTTCGGAGCGACTCCTGCACCCCGGTACCACGTTCGAGAAGCCGGCTCCGTTCTCGCTCCGTGTTTCGCCTGGCCATGCAGAGCGTGTCGCCGGGGAGTCCCTTGTCGTCAGCGTGGCAGCGGACGGCGCCATTCCGGACGTGGCTCCCGTGGTGGAACGCCTCATCACGGGCGAATCGCGCCCACAGATCCTGGATGTCCAGGCCACGGGTCCGGCTTCCTGGTCCATGGAATTCCCTGACATCCTCCAGCCCTTCCGCTACCGGGTCACTGCAGCAGGAATCGCATCGGAGTGGTATGACGTGCATGTCGTGAACCGTCCCATCGTACAGCAACTCCAGCTGGAACTGCTCCATCCGGGCTACACACGCATACCGGCCCGCGTCCTTGAGCCCAACGTCGGAGACGTGACTGCATTGGCTGGTACCGTCGTCAGACCGCGTATCCGGACGGCCGGCGCCGAAGTCGGTCAAGGTTGGATCGCGTTCGCATCGGGAGATTCCATCGCCCTGGATCTGGAGGCCGGCATGGCCACGGCATCATTCGTCATCCGGGATTCCGATGCCTACCACGTCACGTTGCGTTCGACGGAGGGCGTGTCCAACGCCACACCCATCCCCTATCGGATAACGGCGGTCCGTGACGGCGCACCGTCCATTTCCATCCTGGCGCCCGAGCCCCTGACCAATCTGGATGATGACCAGCGTGCGTTCGTGCTGCTCCACTTCACGGATGATTTCGGTTTCCGGTCGCTGACACTCCATTGGAGGCTGGCGGAGAGCCGATTCGGTACCGTCCAGGAGACCTTCTCATCCACGGAGCTGCCCCTGACCGAGCCCTATCTCCTGGACCAGGAGTTCAGCCATGAATGGAACGTGTCGTCCACGACTGGCCTCGTGCTTGCTCCCGGAGATGTCGTCGAGTACTACGCTGAAATCACCGACAACGATACCGTGACCGGCCCGAAGCGGGCGCAAACCCGCGTCCATCGGCTGCGCATGCCGTCCATTGCCGAGAAATACGAAGCGGTGGACAACCTGGAAGACGACACGGAAGAGAGTCTTGAGGAATTGATGGAGAAGGCGCAGAAAGCGCGGGAGGACTTCGAGGAGCTGCGTCGCAATCTCATGCAGAAGACGGAAGCCGAGTGGCAGGAAGAGCGTGCGTTGGAGCAACTCCAGGAGCAGCAGAAGCAAATGGAAGAAGCCGTCGAAGCCGTTTCCCAGAAAATGGAGGAGTTGGCCGACGAAATGTCCCGTAACGACCTCGTCTCGGAGGAAACCCTCAATACGTTCGAAGAACTGCAACAGGTCGTCGAGGAAGTCCGGACTCCGGATTTGATGGAGGCCCTCCGTGAAATGCAGGAGTCCATCGAGCAGATGAATCCGAACCAGATGCAGGAAGCGATGGAGAAATTCGAGTTCTCCGAGCAACAGTATCAAGAGAGGCTGGAGCGGTCACTGAATCTGTTCAAAAACTTCCGCGTGCAGCAGGACCTCGAGGAAGTGGAGCGACGCGCCGAAGATCTTGCCCGGACCGAAGAAAAACTGGCGGAAGAGACCCAGGCGGAGAATGCCCAGGAAAAGGCCGAGGATCTTGCCAAACAACAGGAGCAAGCGTCGGAAGAGATGACCGCCCTGGAGGAAAAGATGGAAGAGATCCGGGAGCGCATGGAAGAGCTGAAGAATCAGCCGACCGAAGAAATGCAGGATCTTCTCGAAGACACGCAGGATCAGGAGATCCCGCAGAAAATGAAGGAGAATGCGGAGCAGATGCGCCAGGGCGACATGAATCAGGCCCAGCAGCAACAGCAGGAGATGTCCGAACAACTGGATCAATTGTCGGGAGACCTGTCCAATATGCAGATGAACGCTGCGGGGGCACAGATGCAGCTCAATCTGGCCGGCATCCGGTCTGCCCTGGAAGACGTGCTTACCCTGTCCGTGGGACAGGAGCAGTTGCGGGTGGACGTGACCGGCTATGCCGTCGACTCCCCCCAACTCAGGGATGCAGCCCAACTTCAGGTGCGCTTGAGTGAAGGCCTGAGCGTCGTGGCCGATTCGCTGCAGCGCATTGCCCGTGAAGTTCCTCAGATGTCCAGGACCATCCAGGAGGAGACCGGCAGTGCGCTCCGGCAAATGTCGGAAGCGACGTCGGCGTTGACGGAGCGGGCGGCCCGGCGCGCCGTGAATCATCAGCGCACCTCCATGACGCACATGAATGAATTGGCGCTGCTCCTGTCCGAATTGCTCAACCAGATGAACAATGCATCCGGTGCCGGCCAGAGCAACATGTCCATGGAGCAGATGATGGAACAGCTCCAGAACATGGGCCAGCAGCAGCAACAGATCAATCAACAGATCCAGCAGCTGCTCAACGACATGCAGGGGAACCGACTGACCCAGGACATGACCGAACGGCTCCGACAAATGGGCGCCCAACAGGAGCAGATCCGTCAGCAGCTCCGTGAACTGAGTCGGAACCGTGAACTCCGGAACAAGGCCTTGGGTGACCTCAACCGCATTGCCGATCAAATGCAGGAAACCATTGAGGAACTGCAGGGCTCGCGGGTCAACCGACAGACCGTAGAGCGGCAACAGGAAATCCTGACCCGGTTGCTGGAGGCCTCGCGCTCCCTGGAACAGCGTGGCCGCGAGAACAAGCGGGAAGGTCGGACCGCTGAGGAAATCCTCCGGGACAGCCCGGCCGATCTGACGCAATCCGAACAGGCGGAGCGACTCCGTCGGGATCTCATCCGCGCCCTGGAGTCAGGTTACGCGGAAGACTACCAGGTCCTCATCCGGCGCTATTTCGAATTGCTTCAGCAGCAGGACCCGCGTCAATGA
- the eno gene encoding phosphopyruvate hydratase translates to MSQILDVHARQIFDSRGNPTVEVEVVTEDGFMGRAAVPSGASTGEHEAVELRDGDPERYMGKGVMKAVENVNEIIAPELDGWFVFDQMEIDEHLIELDGTRNKSRLGANAILGVSLAVANAAADAAGLPLYRYLGGAGARELPVPMMNIINGGRHADNSVDMQEFMIMPTGASSFSEALRMGSEVFHHLKKVLSDMGHSTAVGDEGGFAPNLSSNEEAVEVILKAVERAGYRPGEDIHLALDPATSEMALDGGYQFWKSDPSRVRSSDEMVEFWADWVKRYPIVSIEDGMAENDWSGWSKLTAAIGESVQIVGDDLFVTNTEFLQRGIKERSANSILIKLNQIGTLSETLSAIELAHKNGFTAVISHRSGETEDTTIADLAVAVNSGQIKTGSASRSDRLAKYNQLLRIEEQLGTAAVYSGMDTFRFRR, encoded by the coding sequence ATGTCCCAAATCCTTGATGTCCACGCCCGCCAGATCTTCGACAGCCGCGGGAATCCGACGGTCGAAGTTGAAGTTGTCACCGAAGATGGATTCATGGGTCGGGCCGCCGTTCCCAGTGGTGCCTCCACCGGAGAGCACGAAGCGGTTGAACTCCGGGACGGGGATCCCGAACGGTACATGGGCAAGGGCGTCATGAAAGCCGTCGAGAATGTCAACGAGATCATTGCGCCCGAACTGGACGGATGGTTCGTATTCGATCAGATGGAGATCGACGAGCACCTTATTGAACTGGACGGTACGCGCAACAAGAGCCGACTCGGAGCGAACGCCATTCTCGGCGTATCGCTGGCCGTGGCGAACGCAGCGGCCGATGCCGCCGGTCTTCCCCTGTATCGGTATCTGGGGGGCGCCGGCGCCCGGGAATTGCCCGTTCCCATGATGAACATCATCAATGGTGGGCGACATGCCGACAACAGCGTCGACATGCAGGAGTTCATGATCATGCCGACGGGCGCATCGTCCTTCTCTGAGGCCCTGCGCATGGGGTCGGAAGTGTTCCACCATTTGAAGAAGGTGCTGTCTGACATGGGACACAGCACGGCCGTGGGTGACGAAGGCGGATTTGCCCCTAATCTCTCGTCCAACGAGGAGGCGGTGGAAGTCATCCTGAAAGCCGTTGAACGGGCCGGATATCGGCCGGGAGAAGACATCCACCTCGCGCTCGATCCGGCAACGTCGGAAATGGCCCTGGATGGCGGTTACCAGTTCTGGAAAAGCGATCCTTCCCGCGTGCGCAGTTCCGACGAAATGGTCGAGTTCTGGGCCGACTGGGTCAAGCGGTATCCCATTGTATCCATTGAGGACGGCATGGCCGAAAACGACTGGAGCGGCTGGAGCAAGCTGACCGCGGCCATCGGTGAGTCCGTCCAGATTGTAGGTGATGACCTGTTCGTGACCAACACGGAATTCCTGCAACGCGGCATCAAAGAACGGTCCGCGAACTCCATCCTGATCAAACTCAATCAGATAGGTACGTTGTCGGAAACCTTGTCAGCCATCGAGTTGGCTCACAAGAACGGCTTCACGGCAGTCATCTCCCACCGGTCCGGCGAAACCGAAGACACCACGATTGCCGACCTCGCCGTCGCCGTGAACAGTGGCCAGATCAAGACCGGCTCGGCCAGTCGATCCGATCGCCTCGCGAAATACAACCAGTTGCTGCGCATAGAAGAACAGCTCGGTACAGCTGCCGTATATTCCGGGATGGACACGTTCCGATTCCGGCGCTGA
- a CDS encoding thiol-disulfide oxidoreductase DCC family protein: MPSHPIILFDGVCNLCNASVNFVIDRDPHAVFRFGALQSEEGRRVLAQSRVDEAWLDSIVLIDGDGVHTASDAALRIASRMPFPWSWLRVFRIVPRALRDAVYHWVARNRYRWFGKQETCRIPTPELQARFIDAGPAAEAIRNSAG, from the coding sequence ATGCCTTCCCATCCGATCATACTCTTCGATGGCGTCTGCAATCTGTGCAATGCCAGTGTCAATTTCGTGATTGACCGTGACCCCCATGCCGTTTTCCGGTTCGGTGCATTGCAGTCCGAGGAGGGCAGGCGGGTGCTCGCGCAGTCCCGAGTGGATGAGGCCTGGCTGGACAGTATTGTCCTGATTGACGGGGACGGCGTCCATACGGCATCGGATGCGGCGTTGAGGATTGCATCCCGGATGCCGTTTCCATGGTCCTGGCTTCGCGTGTTCCGTATCGTGCCCCGGGCTTTGAGGGACGCCGTATATCATTGGGTAGCCCGCAACCGCTACCGCTGGTTCGGGAAGCAGGAGACCTGTCGGATACCGACACCCGAGCTGCAGGCGCGGTTCATTGACGCGGGTCCTGCTGCTGAAGCAATTCGAAATAGCGCCGGATGA
- a CDS encoding ROK family protein, translated as MPQLAIGIDLGGTAIKAGLVSSETGLLAERIADTDADRGPAYILDTIADLVRTLSAEAGHATLAGVGVGAPGAISWDRTTVSWPPNFPGWEVVHLGKELASRLDSTMLTMVENDANAAGLGSAHYGAGKQFDSFIMVTLGTGVGGAIIYQNRIFRGSTGAAGEIGHMTIDYEGPVARSGVSGAIEAYLGQRFLSRHARYRLMNRKDSLLHQMAGPDLMGITPKMLYDAAMSGDEGAREVLAWAGHKLGCVLGSAANLLDIRKFVVGGGLSGAGDLILDATRRTLPSFVLPALADDLEVVQETAGNDVGMLGAAHLIFQHVDEKGFHSGTVHRAP; from the coding sequence ATGCCCCAACTTGCCATTGGAATCGACCTGGGTGGAACGGCCATCAAGGCCGGTCTCGTATCTTCGGAAACCGGGTTGCTGGCGGAACGGATTGCCGATACGGATGCCGATCGTGGTCCGGCCTACATTCTGGACACCATCGCCGATCTCGTCCGGACGCTCTCTGCGGAGGCCGGTCACGCCACCTTGGCCGGTGTCGGCGTGGGTGCCCCGGGTGCCATCAGTTGGGATCGCACGACCGTATCCTGGCCGCCGAATTTTCCGGGTTGGGAGGTCGTACACCTGGGCAAGGAATTGGCCTCGCGACTGGACAGCACGATGCTGACCATGGTGGAAAACGATGCCAATGCCGCCGGCCTGGGATCGGCTCACTACGGAGCCGGCAAACAGTTCGACTCGTTCATCATGGTCACCCTCGGGACGGGCGTCGGAGGTGCCATCATCTATCAGAATCGCATTTTCCGCGGCTCCACGGGCGCCGCCGGTGAAATCGGTCACATGACCATCGATTATGAGGGACCTGTGGCGCGCAGTGGCGTCTCGGGGGCCATTGAAGCCTATCTCGGGCAGCGGTTCCTTTCCCGGCATGCACGATACCGATTGATGAATCGCAAGGACAGCCTCCTCCACCAGATGGCGGGTCCCGATTTGATGGGGATCACACCGAAAATGCTGTACGATGCGGCGATGTCCGGTGACGAGGGTGCCCGTGAAGTATTGGCCTGGGCCGGCCATAAACTGGGATGCGTCCTGGGTTCGGCCGCCAATCTGCTGGACATCCGCAAATTCGTTGTGGGTGGTGGGCTCTCGGGTGCTGGTGACCTCATTCTGGATGCCACCCGCCGGACCCTGCCGTCGTTCGTTCTCCCGGCGTTGGCCGACGATCTCGAAGTGGTCCAGGAAACCGCCGGAAATGACGTCGGTATGCTTGGAGCCGCACATCTTATTTTCCAACACGTTGACGAAAAAGGTTTCCATTCCGGAACCGTGCACCGTGCACCGTAG
- a CDS encoding glucose-1-phosphate adenylyltransferase: protein MPYDPANTLAIILGGGAGTRLYPLTQMRSKPAVPLAGKYRLIDIPVSNCINSDINRIFVLTQFNSASLNRHISQAYRFDRFRDGFVNILAAEQTPDSKEWFQGTADAVRQVMQHLVNYRYEHVLILSGDQLYTMDYRLMLNAHVSSGADISIATIPVHADHAPGFGILKTDEDGFITEFHEKPSADSLAGKESPVSPSMTAAGRTFLASMGIYVFSRGVLKKLLDDAPGAHDFGKGIIPNAIGSQRVASYAFDGYWSDIGTIRSFFDANLMLAGQSPEFDMYNPRMPIYTNARMLPPAKIEKSFVENSLVAEASVIGNAKITNCVIGIRSFIGNNVTMSNTIMMGADFFRWHDPDIRPTTLGPAFPGVGDDTVIEHAIIDRNASIGKGCVIRNRDGLTEADGPNWCIRDGIVVIPKNATIPDGTII from the coding sequence ATGCCGTATGATCCTGCAAATACGCTGGCCATCATCCTGGGCGGAGGCGCAGGTACACGCCTGTATCCCTTGACGCAAATGCGTTCAAAGCCCGCGGTTCCCCTTGCGGGAAAATACCGGCTTATCGACATACCGGTCTCCAACTGCATCAATTCCGATATCAATCGGATCTTTGTCCTGACGCAGTTCAACTCGGCGAGCCTGAACCGGCATATTTCCCAGGCCTATCGGTTCGACCGATTCAGGGACGGGTTCGTGAACATCCTGGCTGCCGAACAGACCCCTGACTCGAAGGAGTGGTTCCAGGGAACGGCCGATGCGGTTCGTCAGGTCATGCAGCACCTGGTCAACTACCGGTATGAGCATGTGCTCATCCTTTCCGGAGATCAACTGTATACCATGGACTACCGGCTCATGCTGAATGCCCATGTCAGCTCCGGCGCGGATATCAGTATTGCCACCATTCCCGTTCACGCCGACCATGCTCCCGGATTCGGCATCCTGAAGACCGACGAAGACGGATTCATCACGGAGTTCCACGAGAAGCCTTCAGCGGACTCGTTGGCTGGAAAGGAAAGCCCGGTTTCGCCTTCCATGACGGCCGCCGGGCGTACCTTCCTGGCTTCCATGGGCATTTATGTGTTCAGCAGGGGTGTGCTCAAGAAACTGTTGGATGATGCGCCCGGTGCCCACGACTTCGGCAAGGGGATAATCCCGAATGCTATTGGCTCACAACGGGTTGCTTCCTATGCATTCGACGGGTACTGGAGCGACATCGGGACCATCCGGTCATTCTTTGATGCCAACTTGATGTTGGCCGGTCAGTCGCCCGAATTCGACATGTACAATCCCCGCATGCCGATCTACACAAATGCCCGCATGCTCCCGCCGGCAAAAATCGAGAAGTCATTCGTGGAGAATTCCCTGGTGGCTGAGGCCAGTGTCATCGGGAATGCCAAGATCACGAACTGCGTCATCGGGATCCGGTCCTTCATCGGTAACAACGTTACCATGAGCAACACCATCATGATGGGGGCGGATTTTTTCCGCTGGCATGATCCGGACATTCGGCCGACCACGCTGGGTCCGGCATTTCCGGGAGTGGGGGACGATACGGTGATCGAGCATGCCATCATTGACCGGAATGCCAGCATTGGCAAGGGATGCGTCATCCGGAACCGGGACGGGTTGACGGAAGCCGATGGACCGAACTGGTGCATCCGGGACGGCATTGTGGTCATCCCGAAAAACGCCACGATTCCCGACGGGACCATCATTTGA
- a CDS encoding tetratricopeptide repeat protein: MIRKNAPNPKIVMLTLLMALFATTGVSKAAFAQNECEAADENTIRMNYSLYYEDFKIESYETALPYLRWILKCAPAFPTNSDRNYRRAVEAYTGIATSLEDPELRRAYLDSALYIHDVAVPELSAAGAEVSESWWIFNKGRFIQTHGADLPDLQSEVGSLYLQTYELDKESLQSYYINFIIDDFVRKEDKASAVDFMDRVESDFPDNQELQDLIDQWRGQLFTSPAERISFLEGQIEKNPDDSELKEELLELYMQEGMRDLAYELSESVMQTSPSARLYRVVGKMRLEDGDSDDAIRLYEESLTMEGGMESAREVYYNIGIAHQQEGRLARARTAFREALSADPNYAIALIAIGDLYVSAVQGCGSFEREDRAVYWLAADYFERAAARAADDRIAQQARSRVSNIARFFPTAEDKFFKNWNPGDRFAIDFGCYTWINESTTVR, encoded by the coding sequence ATGATCAGGAAGAACGCACCCAATCCGAAAATCGTCATGCTGACGCTGCTGATGGCATTGTTCGCCACCACAGGCGTTTCCAAGGCTGCCTTCGCCCAGAATGAATGCGAAGCCGCCGACGAGAACACCATCCGGATGAACTACAGCCTCTATTACGAGGACTTCAAGATCGAGAGCTACGAGACGGCGCTTCCGTATTTGCGTTGGATCCTGAAGTGCGCCCCGGCATTCCCGACGAATTCCGACCGCAATTACCGTCGTGCCGTGGAGGCCTACACCGGTATTGCCACGTCCCTGGAAGATCCGGAGCTGCGCCGCGCCTACCTCGACAGCGCGCTCTACATCCACGATGTAGCCGTGCCCGAGTTGTCGGCTGCTGGCGCTGAAGTAAGCGAGTCCTGGTGGATCTTCAACAAGGGTCGATTCATCCAGACCCACGGTGCGGACCTCCCCGATCTGCAATCCGAAGTCGGCAGCCTCTATCTGCAGACCTACGAACTCGACAAGGAGAGCCTGCAGTCCTATTACATCAACTTCATCATCGATGACTTCGTGCGGAAGGAAGACAAGGCGTCGGCCGTCGACTTCATGGACCGCGTGGAATCCGACTTCCCGGACAACCAGGAACTGCAGGACTTGATCGACCAGTGGCGCGGACAGCTGTTCACGTCACCCGCCGAGCGGATTTCCTTCCTCGAGGGCCAGATTGAAAAGAATCCTGACGATTCGGAACTGAAGGAAGAACTCCTTGAGCTCTACATGCAGGAAGGGATGCGCGACCTGGCCTATGAGTTGTCCGAATCCGTCATGCAGACCTCCCCTTCTGCGCGACTGTATCGCGTTGTGGGCAAGATGCGCCTGGAGGATGGAGACTCTGACGATGCCATTCGCCTCTACGAGGAATCCCTCACCATGGAGGGCGGCATGGAGTCTGCCCGTGAGGTGTACTACAACATCGGCATCGCCCATCAGCAGGAAGGACGGTTGGCGCGTGCACGTACGGCCTTCAGGGAAGCACTGAGTGCAGACCCCAATTACGCCATTGCGCTGATTGCCATCGGCGACCTGTACGTCTCGGCCGTCCAGGGCTGCGGATCGTTCGAGCGTGAGGACCGAGCCGTTTACTGGCTCGCGGCCGACTACTTTGAACGGGCAGCAGCCCGCGCAGCCGACGATCGGATTGCTCAGCAGGCCCGCAGCCGCGTCTCGAACATCGCCCGGTTCTTCCCGACCGCTGAAGACAAGTTCTTCAAGAACTGGAATCCCGGCGACCGATTTGCCATCGACTTCGGTTGCTATACATGGATCAATGAATCGACCACCGTTCGTTGA
- a CDS encoding glycogen/starch synthase, with translation MANPKRILVISGEVAPFSETSFIAGLARNLPEALHETGEYETRIMMPRYATVSERRNRLHEVIRLSGSEIRLGERVETLRVKVASIPGIRLQVYFMDNVHYFKRKGIFADRQGKLFEDNLERAAFFSRSVIRTIRNLGWQPDLVHAFGWMSGFVPYVLRTEFANDELFKDAKIAYTPQVVEFDGALKEGDIAGLSLEADADLVGLSPNRIGMRYADGVIFPEQLEALAEGHPVFKGTIEEQRDQAMALYDSIRPVVAV, from the coding sequence ATGGCAAACCCGAAAAGGATACTGGTCATTTCAGGAGAAGTCGCTCCTTTTTCCGAAACGTCGTTCATTGCCGGCCTTGCCCGCAATCTTCCGGAAGCGCTTCACGAGACAGGTGAGTATGAGACGCGGATCATGATGCCGCGCTATGCTACGGTCAGTGAACGAAGAAATCGGCTGCATGAGGTCATCCGATTGTCAGGAAGCGAAATTCGACTGGGAGAACGCGTGGAAACCCTCCGCGTCAAGGTGGCCTCCATCCCGGGCATCCGGCTCCAGGTCTACTTCATGGACAATGTCCACTACTTCAAACGGAAGGGCATTTTTGCGGACCGTCAGGGCAAGCTGTTCGAGGACAACCTGGAACGGGCCGCTTTTTTCTCCAGGAGTGTCATCCGGACCATCCGGAACCTGGGTTGGCAACCGGATCTGGTTCACGCCTTCGGTTGGATGAGCGGGTTCGTGCCCTATGTCCTGCGGACGGAATTCGCCAACGACGAATTGTTCAAGGATGCCAAGATTGCATATACCCCGCAAGTCGTGGAATTCGACGGCGCGCTGAAGGAAGGTGATATCGCCGGGCTGAGCCTTGAGGCCGATGCTGACCTTGTCGGGCTCAGCCCGAACCGGATTGGCATGCGGTATGCGGATGGCGTCATTTTCCCGGAACAGCTGGAAGCGCTTGCTGAAGGTCATCCGGTATTCAAAGGGACCATCGAAGAACAGCGCGACCAGGCCATGGCCCTTTACGACTCCATCCGGCCGGTCGTAGCTGTCTGA